One stretch of Deinococcus ficus DNA includes these proteins:
- a CDS encoding GNAT family N-acetyltransferase, producing MPEPGHPVNPSRLWRAATSEDEMFLRTLHAETQVDFEGLPERGVLLDLQYRARAAGYAARYPHARRLILLGAAGPVGMLLLAEEEEITLVVDLAVLPAWQGCGVGSAALRAVQATCGPGGVRLHVRADSPARRLYRRLGFHEVGDDTLNVVMHWTP from the coding sequence ATGCCTGAACCCGGGCACCCGGTCAACCCGTCACGGTTGTGGCGGGCGGCCACGTCGGAGGACGAGATGTTCCTGCGGACGCTGCACGCGGAGACGCAGGTGGATTTCGAGGGCCTGCCGGAGCGGGGCGTCCTGCTCGACCTTCAGTACCGGGCGCGGGCGGCCGGGTACGCGGCCCGATATCCGCATGCCCGCCGCCTAATCCTGCTGGGGGCAGCTGGGCCGGTCGGCATGCTGCTGCTCGCCGAAGAGGAGGAGATCACGCTGGTGGTCGATCTCGCTGTTCTGCCGGCCTGGCAGGGCTGCGGCGTCGGGAGTGCGGCCCTGCGGGCCGTGCAGGCGACGTGCGGCCCGGGCGGCGTGCGGCTGCACGTGCGCGCGGATTCGCCGGCCCGGCGGCTGTACAGGCGCCTGGGGTTTCATGAGGTGGGCGACGACACTCTGAATGTGGTGATGCACTGGACGCCCTGA
- a CDS encoding ABC transporter substrate-binding protein, translating into MTDLPDSAAPTPPTRRGLLKTLAALGALSVTGGAPSALAAPSATPRLPLRVGLVLPARSLYPDLGAAFTRGVRAGAPGQAVELRTYSTGPLPREAAQAAQAALDDGCEALILLGDGLAAALAGLLHARPVPVLAAELGALLPGTHRPAPLTVTLSLRTWEAEWGHGQALARSASGAAVHLLMSDVEAGYDLPYAFSAGFTAAGGTLAGSTVFASRRPDVAGAVDAVRVSGARAAHVLASGQGAEVILALQQAGLSVTKGGLTAPGLAGVPSVLAAPSRADGLASAALGDDAGHPGAQLGFDAGRWMVAGLSSLPATAGALAQYSGLMHAAVPGARGPLRANESGLAGTPLWRRGGGLPDKPLADGPAGLHRGEDLRSGWLYTYLHA; encoded by the coding sequence ATGACCGACCTGCCTGACTCTGCCGCCCCCACCCCGCCCACCCGGCGGGGCCTGCTCAAGACGCTGGCCGCCCTGGGGGCTCTCAGCGTGACCGGTGGTGCCCCGTCGGCCCTCGCGGCCCCTTCCGCCACCCCGCGGCTGCCGCTGCGTGTGGGGCTGGTCCTGCCCGCCCGCAGCCTCTACCCTGACCTGGGGGCCGCCTTCACGCGGGGCGTGCGGGCGGGGGCGCCCGGGCAGGCGGTTGAGCTGCGGACCTACTCCACCGGCCCGCTGCCCCGCGAGGCCGCGCAGGCCGCGCAGGCGGCCCTGGACGACGGCTGTGAGGCGCTGATTCTCTTGGGCGACGGGCTGGCAGCCGCGCTGGCCGGACTGCTGCATGCCCGGCCGGTCCCGGTCCTGGCCGCGGAACTTGGCGCGCTCCTGCCGGGCACGCACCGTCCGGCGCCGTTGACTGTGACGCTTTCCCTGCGGACCTGGGAGGCCGAGTGGGGCCACGGGCAGGCGCTGGCGCGCTCGGCGTCCGGCGCGGCCGTTCACCTGCTGATGTCCGATGTGGAGGCCGGGTACGATCTTCCGTATGCCTTCAGCGCCGGGTTCACGGCCGCGGGTGGCACGCTGGCCGGTTCCACGGTGTTCGCCTCGCGCCGACCGGACGTGGCCGGCGCGGTCGACGCCGTCCGGGTCAGCGGCGCGCGGGCGGCGCACGTGCTTGCCAGCGGTCAGGGCGCGGAAGTCATCCTGGCCCTGCAGCAGGCCGGGCTGAGCGTGACAAAAGGAGGGCTCACGGCGCCCGGGCTGGCGGGCGTCCCGTCGGTGCTGGCCGCACCCTCCAGAGCGGACGGCCTGGCGAGCGCGGCGCTGGGGGACGACGCCGGACACCCGGGGGCGCAACTGGGCTTTGACGCCGGGCGCTGGATGGTTGCCGGGCTGTCGTCACTGCCGGCGACGGCCGGGGCGCTGGCCCAGTACAGCGGGCTGATGCACGCGGCTGTCCCTGGTGCCCGCGGGCCGCTGCGGGCGAACGAGTCGGGGCTGGCGGGGACGCCCCTCTGGCGTCGCGGTGGCGGACTGCCGGACAAGCCGCTGGCCGACGGGCCGGCCGGGCTGCACCGGGGCGAGGACCTGCGCAGTGGGTGGCTGTACACGTACCTGCATGCCTGA